ACATAAAGCTTGGcaccattttgaatatttaattCTTTAAGTGATTGTTCTTCCTTCAGCGATTTGCCTTTGGCTTCAAGAGTTATAGCTTGGCGGCTGGGATATAATGACTTCTTCACTGACTGATGAACTTTTTCTTTCACAAGTTTGATGGTGGCATCTGCGGGCACTTGAATTTTTCCCAGCGGCTTCGAACCGACGTTGCTTAAAATCTCAATCTACAAGAAAGGCATTGCTTAAGTGTTTTGTAGACATTAGGTATTACCAAACGAAGCGGCATCGTAAAACAGGTTGTAGAGTAGCACGTACACTTACCTCCATGATTTGGTATAATAAACTATACTTTATTGAATGAAGATATTATGCGCATttacttaatataatttatctTGCTAATCGATTGACACTGAATTCGACTGTATGCAAATTGCAAACGTTACGCCGCAACATACAACTTAGGCAATCGCGTAAAACCAACGTCTCAATCAGATTCCGGCCCGACTACGAATGAAATTATGACAATTAATGACGTGACATCTTGGTATTTTTTTCGTCCATCTGGTGACATCTTGGTAATCTTGACATGAATGAACACCACAGACTAATAAGAGATAATACGTGAACACGAATGACGGAAGATGGACGGaacgaatgaaatgaatgacGAAATGAAGTGGAGGTAAACCATCGTCTGCACTCTACATTATTAATTTAGAAATCAGCAAGGTAAATTAGCTTTACAAACTCACGAAATagctcataatttttaatacattgcggcatttgatcgaTCTGTTGAATTCGTGCACCTCAATATTCGGCGATGTAAAAGCCCTAACAGACTGCcgcaccgcaccgtgaccttggttATCATTGATTATCGATACatcgccacagaataaataatagtactaagtacagaagactcactctctaacaaaacgcgtctgtgacgtacgatcagcacagatatggccgctaggtggcgacagcgccacgcgcagcTTATGGcgttccccaaaattggggccgaacggatgtacttttagctacctgtagcaaagcgacgaaatcgcggagtgagacacgcctgacatcGCCCACTTAATAAGTAGGTGCAACCAATTTAATCGATCAATGAAATGCCgcaatgtataaaataattgtatagccccctccagactatatGCGTGAACATGGGTggagccgcgaacgcgagtgtggagggggcttatgcGAAAGCGATTTATTGCCAAGTGAGTGGatctcagagggcctaccgcgaaccacgttcgacgtgttatctccgtgtcacacttacgtacgaatttacaagtgcgacagagaggcaacacgtcgaacgtggttcgcggtagacgctCTGTAGCTTTTTTGATGGCAGATTATAAAATCTGAACGCAACTTAATATGGTTAGTGTGGTACTATGAAAAATATACCTGTGTGTGTGAGTCAGACAGTCATTATTTGTGTAATGTAATGGCGATTTGTGAACAGTAGTTTCTTCAGAATACTAtcatatttaataacaaaagttataaaaatatacgtgCTACATAAATATCGAGATTACCAATATGCGGTCTGTTGTAGAAATAGGGGCAAGTGTCCCTGCCTTTTTAGGAAAATTATGGAAACTGGTTAACGATACAGAAAACAATCACTTAATTTCCTGGAGCCCcgtaagtttttttaatactttcagTTAACTAGACTTGCATGTTTGGATAAAACATGTTGAATTGCGTAAATAATGCAAGAGAGCCGGTAGAAGTATTCGACAATAACAACCTAAAAGGTGCGCAGGTTGACACtccaaacataaataaatataaagttaGACGTCACGTTTTATACCATGCTATCGGCTCCTGACACCAATTTGCACCGGCCAGTTGCAATTTTTTCTGTTACCTGTTCCGTATAAGCAGATTGATCACATAATTAATACAATGCTAATATAATCCTGTAGTAAATAAAAACTTCTGGCTGTATTTTATAttctatattttttatcttcaaattataaaaatatgaaatgaaTTTATTAACATATGCTTAAATTTCAGGGAGGAAAAACATTTGTAATAAAGAACCAAGCTGACTTTGCTAGGGAATTACTCCCTTTGTATTACAAACACAACAATATGGCTAGTTTCATCAGACAATTGAATATGTATGGATTCCACAAAATCACATCTGTTGAAAACGGTGGACTTCGATATGAAAAGGATGAAATTGAATTCTCACATCCCTGTTTCATGAGGGGTCATTCCTACTTACTCGAACACATAAAGAGAAAAATTGCCAATCCAAAGACAATAGTGACTAGCGGAGAGAGTGGTGAAAAAATACTCCTAAAACCTGAATTAATGAATAAAGTGTTGACTGATGTAAAACAAATGAAAGGGAAACAAGAGAACTTGGACGCTAAGTTTAGTGCAATGAAACAAGAGAATGAAGCTCTATGGAGAGAAGTGGCCATCCTAAGGCAGAAGCACATCAAGCAGCAGCAGATAGTCAATAATGTAAGTCAgtgatttcatttattttttctaatgaGCTCATACTAATTTCTGCTTTGTTCTTTCAGCTGATACAATTCCTGATGTCCTTAGTTCAACCAGCAAGACCAAACAATGCAAATAGTAACAATGTTGGTGTGAAGCGACCTTACCAGTTGATGATAAACAGTGCTGCACACAATTCTGCCGCCGACGGCTCCCACCCTGGACGGACAAAGAACATCAAGCTGGATAAAGACACTTTACTAGATGAACTGACTGAAGAGAATTTGGTGAGACATACTTTTGATAATAGTTGACTCGGTTAGTTGGTAATGGTAGTAATCCTGCCAACAAAGATGTTGCAGGTTATGGCTtataaccatagagaaagaaatacatagagtgctcactccatacatcagttcagactattaatttcagtgtccacATCtaccatcgagtagcggaactatcagtactgctacttgacaatagatgtagcaccggccggaaagtcttatctcaacagcataagactttccggtcggtgctacatctattgtcaagtagcggtactgatagttccgctactcgatgctagatgctaatagtctttttggtattaaaactgatgtatggagtgagcactctatgtatttttttctctatgcttataaCATAACTAAGGATAATCATTTGTGTACTgagtacaatattattattatcactatATAAGCATATGTATATGAAATATGTTTGTATTAGATGGCAACCAAGGTGTCTGTTGCCATATAATACATGCCCtgatattttgtatttcaattacaatatTAACTAATATTGTGATTTTCAGGAGGATGGTCCCACAATCCATGAGCTGGCACATGATGACATTTTGCATTCGGAGATTGCTCAAGATTCACTAGACCCTGCCAACTTTGTGACAATAGATGTGCCCGCTGATGCTAATGTCAACAATGACTATAGTCCTAACCCCTCAGGACCTGTTCAATATGAAGTTACTATGGAAGATGGAGATGATTTAGATAcaggtacttatacatatattgaCTTTTATACAATTTGTAATTGGACCTAAAACTTTTCTATTGTTTGCTGCGCTTtctatcaaatatatatatatatatatatatacacaatacttaaaatacattattattgtCCTCTGTACTGAGTACTCGTACttaatttactatttttgaTAATTGACACATTGTCACCCAATTTAAATTCAATACTCTTAAAATCTTGCAGCATACCTAATGCCTTCCAAATGTATGTTTTGTAGATGGTGTCAGAGTCACATATCCAATAGCCAAAGTCAACCTATTACGGCCTCAGGATGTTCAGCCAGTAGTGACATCACCATCTCCCACTATGGTTAATCCAACATCACCATTGGATCAATCAATACTAGATCAAGTTTTCATTGATCCATCAACTGTGACAACTGCAGGAAAAACAAAAAAGATGCAAAGGAGTATTGCTAGGCCGACAAAGAAAATGTCATCTGGCAGCAGTTTTAACAACATAAATCCTTCTGCTGATTTGAAATTACCAGCTGAAATATTTGCTGATGAAGATTCAGTTGAAAACGGCATAGCAGCAGATGAACTCCTGCAGAGTGCACTGCAAAGTGCTGCATTAGATGGCGGCATGTCTACTTCCAAAGACAAAATGTTTGGTGGCATCAACATCAAACTTGAAAAAGCAGATAATGCCAAAATAACAAAGAAGTCAAAGAAATCGAGTAAGGTCAACAATACAAACCAGGTGGACCTGGCTGGCATTAAGACTGAGCTGCAAGATGACTTGGACTGGGATAACATGACTCTTGCTACCGTGAACAACAACAGTGACGTTAATAGGTTAAACTCCATGTAAGTATATATACTGCTTATATTATCAGCTtcttaaataaaagtaaaaatatagaAGGAATATAATCTTATTTGGATCCAATTAGTAAACATATACTTGTGCCACCCATGTAGGACATGACATGAATTGTACACTAATTATTATGTGGATGAATGTAAAACATCCACAGCCTTAAATGTATTGtgtcatttttatttataatttgtgaCTTCAATATCCAGGAATAGGAGAGATAACATCAGCAAAAATCTTGAGGAATATACTTCTGTGTTTGGAACAAATTCAAACAAGTATGTGTAATTATGATAATTATTCTGAATAACAATTATCACTGGCAGTGGCctactataaatatttattgaaagtTCATTTGATACACtgcaaaaaattcattttattcattgtcTATTTTTGGtttcttttcatttcactaaactATCTTTAATAAGTATCTATAACAGACCATTAAAAATGGATTGCtgcttttaattttttcttCCTAATAATTTAGGCAATGCATAATATTCTGAGCTTAAGCTGGCTCCATTTTATTTAAGCCTGGcaatacaattaaaatttacCATAGTTTTATATTATTCTATTAGACTATATAAAGGGGGAGATTGCTAATTTTACACTTGCTTTTTTATACACAGTGATTAGTTGTGGTTTAAATAATGATAACATGTCTTGTTTGACTATTTCAGGAATGATATTGATGATCATTTGGACTCCATGCAAACTGACATTGAGTCACTGAGAGAGTTATTACGGAATGACAGTTATGCGTTGGACACCAACACTCTAATGGGGGTAAGACAtgtttacttatacatataatcTCAATAGTTGTGTTCCTAACTATCTACTAACCACCATAATCAGTAAGTAGCTAATATCtaattatttaacaataaatcaTTTCTTGCATTTTTCTCCCTGTTCAATTTAAGTAGCTACGGTAACTAGaaattattattacaagtaTTCGGAAGAAATGTTCCCAAAGGCAGCCGGTGTTAATATTCGCGCggatagtttaaaaataaatggtgGACGTTGTAACATCACATCGCAATAAGAGTTGTATgtatgaatatatattatataattgtatgaatgtgtgcgtgatGTAAACATTGACGTTTGGCGGCGCGAGGTTGGCAGCACCACGGCGGGTCACGTTGCAGGCAACGTGTAGAGACAGCATGGTATGCCGTGTGCCTCCGCCGCACTCACACAGCCACTCGACCTGCGTGTATAAATATAGCCTCACTGCGATATCGACTACGCAATAGGTCCGCTCACTGTTACGTCACGCTGCGATGGGACGGCGGGACTTTTGAATTAAATGTTGATCAACAGAAAAATAAGTTACTATTTATATTGTGTGTTTGTTGTCCATAGATGACTGATGCAAGGCTAGGATCTACGATGTCTTTCGCCATTCCCTCCGGTCAGCTGCCGGCACACGAttacgtaataataataaacatagCCATAACATAACATTACATTCTTGTACATACTAGTTTTACATAGTTAATTATCGCTGTAGGAATTTAGTATGGATAAATCATCCGTCTTCCTTCtacatatactcgtatttattgtCAGAAAGAGATAGAAACTTTATCCAAGGTTGTCGCAATTTGTTGGTAGTTTAATACCGACACACGAGcggacgattcaacggagcctcGCCATTCTGTCGCCAAAATAGTATTTCGTTTTTAACTTTATGAGATtgatatgtatgttagtctataaggtatatgtaggtaatgtGGGCCTTGATGCctgaattaaatattaaaataaaataaataaatactcttgTTTACAACTGACTAAGTTGGTAGTAATTGACTAGTAGAGAATGGCTGTGCAATTATGATGATGGTAAGAATTTGTAGTTTTATGATGATTTGATGAACTTGTAGTTTTAACCCTTTGCACGGAAAGCGTCGAACGGAAATAAAATAATCTACCCCTGATATCACGCTTAAATTACTGATGAGCCTATTTGCGGAAAATTCCAAGTACCAAAAAATCGGAACTTCCATATTGTAATGTAAGGACCTAGGTATGTGGAACGAAATTATCCACTTACGAAATGGAAACATATTGGTGCACATTATTgtgatttatttttttgaaatttccgGGAACTAGGTATTCCAAAATTTGGGTTCGGCTTTTCTTCGACGTGTCTTTGGCAGTCAAAGGGTTAATAGTTAttgacttaaattaaaaaacttatATATAACTTGTTGTTTCAGCTGTTTGGCTCCGATGATCCATTCTACGGATTGTCTTATAACCCCGTTGACGAGCGAGCGAGACCATCAAACAGTGGTAAGCCTATCCACCCTAATTATTTGCATGAAAGTTTGTCCCCAACTTTGTAGTGTTCGGGTGATGGTATGGATGTTCCAATGCAGATATACGATGATTGACCCTAAGAACCAGTGAAAACCATGACTTTTTGTCCCAATAATCAAAGTAAATAAGACACAACTTcgatataggcaaaataaatttattcttcGTTATTTTTTACGTTTATCTTAATTGTAGATACAACAAAACAGTATCCGATGCTTGATTTTGATTGGCTGATCCGTAACAGCGATGCGTCGCCCGCAAAGTAACCTGTACCTACATCCTTTCAAGAGTTAGTAGCTGAACCCGACAGGGTTGGACGTTTGGTAAAGGGTTATGTTATGCTGGTTGCGGTCTGTGATACTGTCTCAGGACTTTTTGTGGCATGAAGGAACTCATACTACAAGATTCTGTAAACCTAAAACTGCATATTATCAGAGATCAGTTGAGAGAAAAGTGTAATTTCCATAAGTACATAGTTGCGTTCTTCATCATTTTTATATGTAGCATCATGTTAATAAGATCTTGGTccatatattgtattgtattctcTCTCTTAATGAACAGTCCTTATTTACCGCCGATTCAATATTGACTATATTAAATGGTCTTAATACATTGAATTTTCTACCTTGTAGTGATGCACATAAAGTCATTATTACAAGCATCTGTTTTGAGCGgtgtgttataaataaatatacctaacacACCAGTGTATAATGTATGGGAATAACCACTAAGACCTTACATAGTGACGCCACCTAAAATAATGATAAGAAACGCAATTTCGAATGGAGATtacaagtatttattttatttatctttgaTCCCACTAGTTTGTTGATCACATTCGTTGCGGCTACCAGGACCCTGCAAGATGTTGATTGTAAAATTAATGCTGGACAAAGTaaactaataataatttcaaatcAATTTAGTTGTAATTGCTGTAATGATGTCTTATTGTTAATTAAAGCAAAGAAGCTGAAAGGTGAGATATCGAATGTGAGCGGGCAGGAGGGCCGTGCCCAGGACGCGTTTCCCGAGGACGATGGTACACTAAACACTATGTCAAGTAGTTTCCCATTTTGAATTTGTTCATTTAAATTTGCCCGCACGTTACCctgcattcttttgtttttagtatccGGGTGTTCAAAAACAGTGTGGGGGATTCCATACAAatgtattaatttataatttttggcgtacttatttgtaaaatgtttttatGTTGTCAAGTCAATCAGAGTCTATCACATGAATATTATGGTATTAATTaatcatatttaatttttcccgttacaacaaaattaaagtgactaataaaaaaatagaggactgttttgaaaatattattgCCCTAACAAAGATATTAAAacttgttattaataaatttccttatttttataaaatttgttaacaagtaaattaatttacctttaaaataatatttgcataCCTACCCAATGACAAATTGTTCTTGTTACTTACTaaatgtttgaaaaaaaaattgcaatgtACTTGACCTTGAACAAATACGCATCTAATCTTGCACCTCTCGCACCTTGAACAAAATcgtaaataagtaaattaaagtatttgacaaaataaaaccagtttaaaagcaaaatattatataagcagcaaaacattttgtatggaTTAACCTATGAGCGTTCACCATAAGGTCATAATCGGTATCGCATTGTGAGTAGAAAAAAAAGAGGTACCTATCAAACATTTTGGGACGAAGTGTTCTTGAATATTGAAGATTTTTTCTTGTTAAAGGAAATTATTTCTACTTCTCCTAGTCACGATTGCGTATTGATTCCGACGTTAAACGGTTGGCCTTgtttttgttacaccttgtatAAATTAGTACCATCAACTAGTAATCTGACTAAAGCAAAACTTTTTGGTTACTAGTAATTAGTGGCATTCAATCTCGTGATCTAATGGAGTCGGTAGCTTAAGTAGTTAGATTTTACTTGCCTATTATGTGTATGTCTACAGTAAAATAATTcgtttatgtatttaaattactaaattattattttaggtgcaAGTGTCTGTTGAGCGCACCTTTAACAGGAATCGGACCTGCATGTTTTGTATAAcgcattattttatttgtcacccgtgttatctttatcttatcttttatgtttattatttgcttaataataatatctttGGTTGATTTGAGATTTCGAATGAATGCTACTGCTTTTAGTGAAATATGAAGTTAAATTGGTTTGTTTTTACAGCATTTTGATTTTGATGTGGAAAAAAGACGGTACATCTTGCTTTCTTAATCTTTTATACCGTATACGCATTTGTATAGCAAAAATGGCAGCTTGGACAGATAATATTTTTAGGTACTTTAGCTCTACTTTAGACATACTTTAGATAATTAATTAGAATAAAGAATGCATGCTTGATATTATTTATAAGATAGGTAATTAAGTTATGTGTTAAAAATATCCTTGTTTATCAGTTAAACGAATTTGACACTGGAGAAAATGTTCAAACACTTTTAGTGCGTAGTAATTGATTTAGACGGGAACGCATGGAACGTTTTATTCCTTCATAGAACAtcagttaaagaaattaagtaagtactaaaaataaactccattataagATGAGCGTCagacataatatttatattgataTTATGTAATTTCAATTCGGACAAATTTTGATTAACTAAGTTACTAAGTATACCacatttgttttattatcaATAGGCATAGAGAACGTCTAGTGTAGAAGACAAGTATTACTTAGATGTTCCACTAACGccacagaaataaaaaaacaaagctCCTGTAATGGCAACCTTTAGCTTTGCGGTATTGTCCAATccaatattaaattcaaaagtTGATGTAAAATATGGTGGGATAAAATGCTTCAAATGCTTCCGCTTTTAACGTTCGCTGAtcaaactaagtacctactttcacGGCTAGACAATCTCGGTCTTGGCATTTCATTGTGGTGTGGGTAATTTCTACAAATgttgtaaaataataagtaatatgCCTTGATGCATAAATTAGCATTTCACACTTGTTTCTCATTGGTCTCATCCCTACGTTTGCTTCTAATTCAATCTCTATGCTATCTTTTGCTGTATTGAACCACGGCGAAATAGACTAACGATTATTTTTTTCTTGGGTAATTTCAGCTGAGGGGAATCAGCTTATGTCGTATACAGGGAATATTCCTTACTTTGAGGATATTAACCTAGAGTTGGCGAGCGATAACTCTCAagaggcgccggcgccggcgccgccgagcCCGTCTAGCTACACGCTGAACACGCCTCAGGTGCAGCTGGGCTCTCCCGCCTTCCCGCAGAAACCTTGAGCCCCCGCCACTCGGCGTCGCGTATACCTTATGAACGGTTGAAGAACGCAAGCGTCGTCTTAATTCTAACTTGAGGGCCCAGAAACAAAAGCTCCGAGGGGAAGGGAACGTTGACAACTACAGCGTAGAGTGAAGTTGCCCGGAGACTTCCAGGCCGAGGTATAAGGCTATGTTTACACGAGGTCTACTCTTACATTTGATAGCCGACAGCGCCATGCTATCTAAACCATGTTCGCTATCGACTGCCGAATACGGCACTTACGGCACCAGACCTAGTGTCAACGCGCCTTACGCCAATGGAAAAAGGCTGTATATAAAGGCTAATGTATGATGAACATAGTGATATGTCACAAGTGCGAATTGTATCTAATGCAATGTCGCACTACTGCGTGTGAGCCTTGCCGTGTCCTTTTAAATATTCGTTtgtgtatatactttatttgaTCGGCTAAGTGCAACACCATAATAACTTGTTTCCATGTAAATTTTGTACAggtttaaaatatttgaaaatatttttttgttttgtttgaaaatagtGAAGCGCttatatgtttaatattttatatttgatgATTAAATCATTTTGATTGAGATATGAATCTAA
This region of Cydia amplana chromosome 4, ilCydAmpl1.1, whole genome shotgun sequence genomic DNA includes:
- the LOC134663230 gene encoding heat shock factor protein isoform X8; its protein translation is MRSVVEIGASVPAFLGKLWKLVNDTENNHLISWSPGGKTFVIKNQADFARELLPLYYKHNNMASFIRQLNMYGFHKITSVENGGLRYEKDEIEFSHPCFMRGHSYLLEHIKRKIANPKTIVTSGESGEKILLKPELMNKVLTDVKQMKGKQENLDAKFSAMKQENEALWREVAILRQKHIKQQQIVNNLIQFLMSLVQPARPNNANSNNVGVKRPYQLMINSAAHNSAADGSHPGRTKNIKLDKDTLLDELTEENLEDGPTIHELAHDDILHSEIAQDSLDPANFVTIDVPADANVNNDYSPNPSGPVQYEVTMEDGDDLDTDGVRVTYPIAKVNLLRPQDVQPVVTSPSPTMVNPTSPLDQSILDQVFIDPSTVTTAGKTKKMQRSIARPTKKMSSGSSFNNINPSADLKLPAEIFADEDSVENGIAADELLQSALQSAALDGGMSTSKDKMFGGINIKLEKADNAKITKKSKKSSKVNNTNQVDLAGIKTELQDDLDWDNMTLATVNNNSDVNRLNSMNDIDDHLDSMQTDIESLRELLRNDSYALDTNTLMGLFGSDDPFYGLSYNPVDERARPSNSAEGNQLMSYTGNIPYFEDINLELASDNSQEAPAPAPPSPSSYTLNTPQVQLGSPAFPQKP
- the LOC134663230 gene encoding heat shock factor protein isoform X9, with translation MRSVVEIGASVPAFLGKLWKLVNDTENNHLISWSPGGKTFVIKNQADFARELLPLYYKHNNMASFIRQLNMYGFHKITSVENGGLRYEKDEIEFSHPCFMRGHSYLLEHIKRKIANPKTIVTSGESGEKILLKPELMNKVLTDVKQMKGKQENLDAKFSAMKQENEALWREVAILRQKHIKQQQIVNNLIQFLMSLVQPARPNNANSNNVGVKRPYQLMINSAAHNSAADGSHPGRTKNIKLDKDTLLDELTEENLEDGPTIHELAHDDILHSEIAQDSLDPANFVTIDVPADANVNNDYSPNPSGPVQYEVTMEDGDDLDTDGVRVTYPIAKVNLLRPQDVQPVVTSPSPTMVNPTSPLDQSILDQVFIDPSTVTTAGKTKKMQRSIARPTKKMSSGSSFNNINPSADLKLPAEIFADEDSVENGIAADELLQSALQSAALDGGMSTSKDKMFGGINIKLEKADNAKITKKSKKSSKVNNTNQVDLAGIKTELQDDLDWDNMTLATVNNNSDVNRLNSMNRRDNISKNLEEYTSVFGTNSNKNDIDDHLDSMQTDIESLRELLRNDSYALDTNTLMGLFGSDDPFYGLSYNPVDERARPSNSDTTKQYPMLDFDWLIRNSDASPAK
- the LOC134663230 gene encoding heat shock factor protein isoform X5, which codes for MRSVVEIGASVPAFLGKLWKLVNDTENNHLISWSPGGKTFVIKNQADFARELLPLYYKHNNMASFIRQLNMYGFHKITSVENGGLRYEKDEIEFSHPCFMRGHSYLLEHIKRKIANPKTIVTSGESGEKILLKPELMNKVLTDVKQMKGKQENLDAKFSAMKQENEALWREVAILRQKHIKQQQIVNNLIQFLMSLVQPARPNNANSNNVGVKRPYQLMINSAAHNSAADGSHPGRTKNIKLDKDTLLDELTEENLEDGPTIHELAHDDILHSEIAQDSLDPANFVTIDVPADANVNNDYSPNPSGPVQYEVTMEDGDDLDTDGVRVTYPIAKVNLLRPQDVQPVVTSPSPTMVNPTSPLDQSILDQVFIDPSTVTTAGKTKKMQRSIARPTKKMSSGSSFNNINPSADLKLPAEIFADEDSVENGIAADELLQSALQSAALDGGMSTSKDKMFGGINIKLEKADNAKITKKSKKSSKVNNTNQVDLAGIKTELQDDLDWDNMTLATVNNNSDVNRLNSMNDIDDHLDSMQTDIESLRELLRNDSYALDTNTLMGLFGSDDPFYGLSYNPVDERARPSNSAKKLKGEISNVSGQEGRAQDAFPEDDAEGNQLMSYTGNIPYFEDINLELASDNSQEAPAPAPPSPSSYTLNTPQVQLGSPAFPQKP